The genomic window ATCTCTTTCTTTTTCGCGGCCATAATCCCCTTGAGGGTCGCGTAGCGCGGCTTGTTGATGCCGGACTGAATCGTGAGCAAGGCTGGCATCGGCAGCTCAACCCACTGGAACCATCCACCCTCCAGTTCGCGCTTCAGCTTGATGCCCCCTGCCCCGCCGGAGGGGCCGGCGAGCACTTCTATCTGCTTGATGATCGTCGCGTGGGGCAACCCGAGAAGTTCCGCCAGGATGACCCCGACCTGAGCAAAGCCGTGATCGTCCGATTGCAGCCCGGTCAGCACGAGGTCGCACTTTCCCCGCGTGACGGCTGCGGCCAGTTCCACCGCCATGCCAAGCGGGTCTAGTTGATAAAACTGGTCGTCAAGCACATGGATGCCCCGGTCGGCGCCCTTGGCGAGCGCCTCTTTAATCGTTTGCTTGACCCGCTCCGGCCCGAGAGAGATGACAGTGAGTTCCCCGCTGAACTTTTCTTTGAGCCGCAGACCCTCTTCCAGGGCAAAGGTGTCGGGCTCATTCGTTTCAAAGCTGATATCCGCCTCTTTGATCCAGACGCTCGACTGGTCCAGCCGCAGTGGCGCATCCTTGGCCGGTACCTGCTTCATGCACACGATAATGTTCAAGGGTTCCTCCGGGGTGCGGGTCAGAAAAGGTCAGTGTCCCCAGCCTCCTGACAGGTCGGGATCGGGAGGACTATTCCGGGTAACGCCGGAACAGCAAGGCGGCGTTGGTGCCGCCGAAGCCAAACGAATTCGAAAGAGCGTAGCGAACCTCTGCCTTGCGCGAGTGGTTCGGCACGTAGTCCAGATCGCAAGCGGGGTCAGGGTGGGTCAGGTTGATCGTCGGCGGCAACATCTGATCGCGGATGGCCAGCACGGTGATCCCCGCCTCGAGGCCCCCGGCCCCGCCCAGCAGATGCCCGGTCATGGATTTGGTCGAGCTGACGGCCAGCTTGCGGGCGTGGTCGCCAAAGGTGCGCTTGAGCGCCAGCGTCTCCAGCGCGTCGCCGATCGGGGTTGAGGTCCCGTGAGCATTGACGTAGTCCACCTGGTCAGGCGCGATGTTCGCGTCTTCGATGGCCGCCCTCATGACCCGTACTGCGCCGCCGGCATCTTCGCACGGCTGAGTGATGTGAAAGGCGTCGCCGGACATGCCGTAGCCGACGATTTCCGCCAGAATCTTCGCGCCCCGGCGTTCCGCATATCCCAGCTCTTCGAGGATCAGCATTCCGGCGCCTTCTCCGACCACAAAGCCGTCGCGCTCCTGGTCGAAGGGCCGGCTGGCATGTTCCGGGTCGTGGTTGCGCGTGGACAGCGCTCGCATGGCGGCAAAGCCGCCGACACCCATGGGAGTGATGGCGGCTTCCGTGCCGCCGCAGATCATGGCGTCGGCATCGCCATGCGCGATCAAGCGGTAGGAATCGCCCACGGCATGAGCGCTGGCCGAGCAGGCCGTCGCCGTCGCTGAGTTCGGTCCGCGCGCCCCCGCGCGAATGGAAACAAAGCCGGCCGCCAGATTGACAATGGTTGCCGGAATGAAAAAGGGAGAAATGCGCCCCGGCCCGCCTTCGAGCAGCTTCGAGTGCTCGCGCTCAATGACGTCAAACCCGCCGATCCCGGAACCGATGTAAACGCCCACGCGCGGCGAAAGCTCCGGCGTGATTTTCAAGCAGGCGGCCTCAAGCGCCCAGTCGGTGGCAGCGATGGCAAACTGGATGAAGAGGCCCATCTTCTTCAGTTCCTTTTTCTCGATGAACTGAAGGGGGTCGAAATTCTTCACCTCGCCGGCTATCCGGCAATCGAAGTTCGCCGCGTCAAAATGAGTGATGGGAGCAATCCCGCTCTTGCCGGCCAGCAAGTTCTGCCAGACCGTCTCCGTTCCGTTCCCCACCGCCGAGAGCAAACCTAATCCGGTAACGACAACCCTGCGCGCCAAGATCTCCCCCTACCTTTCCTTGGAATGGCTCTTGACGTACGCGATGGCGTCTTTCACCGTGGTCATTTTCTCAGCGTCCTCGTCGGGGATTTCGATCTTGAAGGCTTCCTCGAAGGCCATCACCAGCTCCACCGTGTCCAGCGAATCGGCGCCCAGGTCATCCACAAAGGAAGCGTTGTCGGTGACCTCCTCTTCGGCAACTCCCAGTTGCTCGACGATAATTTGCTTCACTCGTTCTTCCGTTGTCGTTGACGCCATTCTGCGTTCCTCCTTATTCCGAGCGGCCACACATTCTAATCAGCGTGCCCGCGAATAGCAAGATAGCCTCAAGTTTTGCGAAAAACAGAATCGATCGTAGTCCAAGGCAGGCGGGCTGGCTTGCCGGATGCGTTCAGGCGAGATACAGCCCGCCATTGATGTCCAGCACGTGACCGGTGATGTAGCGCGCTTCTTCCGATGCGAGAAACAAAACGCCGTAGGCAATTTCCCGGTCCGAACCCATCCGGCCCAGCGGAATGCGCGCGATCAAATCCGCCTTGGCCTTTTCCGGCAACCCCGCGGTCATGGGCGTCACGATAAATCCGGGAGCGATGGCGTTCACGGTGATGTGGCGAGAAGCCACTTCAACGGCCAGGGCTCTGGTAAGGCCGATCAGACCCGCTTTGGCGGAAATGTAATTCGCCTGGCCGGGGTTGCCGGTCTGGGCGACGACCGAAGTGATGTTGATGATGCGGCCCCATTGCTGCCGGAGCATGCCCCGCAGGGCCTGTTGCGCGCAAAGATAAGCGCCCGTCAGGTTTGTCTGGAGGACCGCATCCCAGTCCTCTCGTTTCATGCGCAAGGCAAGTTGATCGCGCGCGATGCCGGCATTGTTCACCAGGATATCGACCCGGCCAAATCTTTCTGTCGCCCGGGCAAAAGCCGCCTTGATCTCCTCCTCGCTGGCTACATCCATCTTGACGGCCAGCGCTTCCCCGCCCGCCGATTGAATCCTGGCCGCCAATGCGTTCAGCTTTTCGACCTGCCTCGAAGCGGCAACGATCTTGGCGCCTGCTTCCGCCAGCACCTCAGCCGTGGCGCAGCCGATTCCCTGGG from Candidatus Acidiferrales bacterium includes these protein-coding regions:
- the fabF gene encoding beta-ketoacyl-ACP synthase II: MARRVVVTGLGLLSAVGNGTETVWQNLLAGKSGIAPITHFDAANFDCRIAGEVKNFDPLQFIEKKELKKMGLFIQFAIAATDWALEAACLKITPELSPRVGVYIGSGIGGFDVIEREHSKLLEGGPGRISPFFIPATIVNLAAGFVSIRAGARGPNSATATACSASAHAVGDSYRLIAHGDADAMICGGTEAAITPMGVGGFAAMRALSTRNHDPEHASRPFDQERDGFVVGEGAGMLILEELGYAERRGAKILAEIVGYGMSGDAFHITQPCEDAGGAVRVMRAAIEDANIAPDQVDYVNAHGTSTPIGDALETLALKRTFGDHARKLAVSSTKSMTGHLLGGAGGLEAGITVLAIRDQMLPPTINLTHPDPACDLDYVPNHSRKAEVRYALSNSFGFGGTNAALLFRRYPE
- a CDS encoding electron transfer flavoprotein subunit beta/FixA family protein gives rise to the protein MNIIVCMKQVPAKDAPLRLDQSSVWIKEADISFETNEPDTFALEEGLRLKEKFSGELTVISLGPERVKQTIKEALAKGADRGIHVLDDQFYQLDPLGMAVELAAAVTRGKCDLVLTGLQSDDHGFAQVGVILAELLGLPHATIIKQIEVLAGPSGGAGGIKLKRELEGGWFQWVELPMPALLTIQSGINKPRYATLKGIMAAKKKEILTLSRADLGVRLTATQKVERIYVPTKSKKTEMIQGSAREAAARLVEKLKHEARVI
- the acpP gene encoding acyl carrier protein — translated: MASTTTEERVKQIIVEQLGVAEEEVTDNASFVDDLGADSLDTVELVMAFEEAFKIEIPDEDAEKMTTVKDAIAYVKSHSKER
- the fabG gene encoding 3-oxoacyl-[acyl-carrier-protein] reductase, with the translated sequence MFALGEKVAFITGASQGIGCATAEVLAEAGAKIVAASRQVEKLNALAARIQSAGGEALAVKMDVASEEEIKAAFARATERFGRVDILVNNAGIARDQLALRMKREDWDAVLQTNLTGAYLCAQQALRGMLRQQWGRIINITSVVAQTGNPGQANYISAKAGLIGLTRALAVEVASRHITVNAIAPGFIVTPMTAGLPEKAKADLIARIPLGRMGSDREIAYGVLFLASEEARYITGHVLDINGGLYLA